One segment of Solanum stenotomum isolate F172 chromosome 1, ASM1918654v1, whole genome shotgun sequence DNA contains the following:
- the LOC125853663 gene encoding uncharacterized protein LOC125853663, with translation MDKSWIGKPQTSNEYLLGLDKFLDFAFKNAAVDDTIRCPCPMCCFGKWKTRDEVQDHLVCKPFPQNYVIWNIHGEKKLLESSGDRVVMQETFRPENPIETMISDAFGQYRQQSADVGTSQPFGSTETSNEGHREDTGDFRDFLKDASETLYEGSKYTKLEFLIKLYHIKVYCRLSDKAMTMILDLLRDAFEDAKLPPSFYEAKKTISKLGLDYTNIPACPNNCMLFWEGDSELEACKHCGTSKWNPNKKNKQAAKVLRYFPLKPRLKRLFMCRKTAEHMRWHALDSNSDGLMRHPRDGEAWKTFDQTHSGFASDPRNVRLGLASDGFNPFGTMSTSYSIWPVFLISYNLPPWMCMKHTSFILSMIIPGKQMPGNNIDVYLQPLVKELCELWNDGVETFDSSLNETFRMHAALMWTISDFPGLGILSGWNTHTGFACPTCNFDTEPCRLVHSKKCCFMGHRRFLRRNHRFRFNRVRFNGSTEERNPPIKLSGSDILRQIAEGKGAKLDGKRKRSRRATKQWNKRSIFFELPYWQSNLLRHNLDFMHIEKNICDNIIYTLLHDKSKSKDNENARKDLREMGIRRDLWLKDNGSYNLAVFSLMTDSKKKVDTKKLFLTTLKNIKVPDGYSSNISRCVDLVQKKIFGLKSHDSHIILEQFLPLAIRNVLPDHVVTVLVEFCSFFRAISSKTLNISELDILQERIIITLCHLEILFPPSFFTVMVHLSVHLVEEAKLGGPVHYRNMYPVERELGHFKPFVRNKSQSEGCIAKGHIAEDTLTFCSYYMEDIETRFNRPRRVRDDPNYIQPSGMLTIFPQLGKPASAPENYHLAPMQKLQAHRYVLLNCSIVTPFVEEFRQHIRRSSRGRRPSPTEIERKVNKEFVDWFQKRIMNPDSIDTMSTDLKFLARGPSVNARRYTAYNINGSKFRTLAREEGLKTQNSGVFLTSKTSCVASSSDGNLRQAEIPYYGKLEDIIEINYNGRFKVVLFKCKWADTTRDRGYQKDRWNFNCVNFDKLIHTGEREEHEPYIEASQAQLVFYVDDIVNKGWSVAVHLKPRDMYDMGEVIEEEVYENEPYQEQELEQFYADGDDYVQLATDHIIDDIVDPNVATDLATNAMSE, from the exons ATGGATAAATCATGGATTGGAAAGCCACAGACCTCAAATGAATACTTGCTTGGTTTGgataaatttcttgattttgcaTTTAAAAATGCGGCTGTGGATGATACAATCAGATGCCCATGTCCCATGTGTTGTTTTGGCAAGTGGAAAACTAGAGACGAAGTGCAGGATCATTTGGTTTGCAAGCCATTCCctcaaaattatgttatttgGAATATTCATGGTGAGAAAAAGCTATTAGAGTCTTCTGGAGATAGAGTTGTTATGCAAGAGACGTTCCGTCCAGAAAATCCAATAGAAACAATGATTAGTGACGCATTTGGGCAGTATAGGCAGCAATCGGCTGATGTAGGAACATCTCAACCATTTGGTTCAACTGAAACATCAAATGAGGGGCATAGGGAGGATACTGGTGACTTTCGCGACTTTCTCAAAGATGCAAGTGAAACACTGTATGAAGGGAGCAAGTATACAAAGCTagagtttttaataaaattgtaTCATATAAAGGTCTATTGTCGATTAAGTGACAAGGCAATGACCATGATACTAGATTTATTGAGAGATGCATTTGAAGATGCAAAGTTACCTCCTTCTTTTTATGAGGCCAAAAAAACAATTAGCAAACTTGGCCTTGACTACACCAATATACCAGCATGTCCAAATAATTGTATGTTATTCTGGGAAGGTGATTCTGAATTGGAAGCATGTAAGCATTGTGGTACATCTAAATGGAATCCTAACAAGAAAAACAAGCAAGCTGCAAAGGTTTTGCGTTACTTTCCATTGAAACCAAGGTTGAAAAGGTTATTTATGTGTCGCAAGACTGCTGAGCATATGAGATGGCATGCTTTGGACAGTAACTCAGATGGGTTGATGAGGCATCCAAGGGATGGGGAGGCATGGAAGACATTTGATCAAACTCACTCTGGATTTGCTTCTGATCCTCGAAACGTTCGGTTGGGCCTCGCTAGCGATGGTTTTAATCCTTTTGGAACAATGAGTACTAGCTACAGTATTTGGCCAGTCTTCTTGATTTCGTACAATCTTCCTCCTTGGATGTGTATGAAGCACACCTCTTTCATCTTATCAATGATCATTCCAGGCAAGCAGATGCCTGGAAATAATATAGATGTGTACTTACAGCCTCTTGTGAAGGAATTGTGTGAGTTATGGAATGATGGTGTTGAAACGTTTGACTCATCATTGAATGAAACTTTCAGAATGCATGCAGCTCTTATGTGGACAATTAGTGACTTTCCTGGATTAGGTATCCTCTCTGGCTGGAATACACATACTGGTTTTGCTTGCCCAACTTGTAACTTTGACACAGAACCTTGTCGTCTTGTTCATAGTAAAAAGTGTTGTTTTATGGGTCATCGTCGTTTCCTGAGAAGAAATCACAGGTTCAGATTCAACCGAGTGCGCTTCAATGGAAGCACAGAGGAGCGGAATCCACCAATAAAACTATCAGGATCTGACATTTTGAGACAAATTGCGGAAGGTAAAGGAGCAAAGTTGGATGGTAAAAGGAAAAGATCTAGACGAGCAACTAAACAATGGAACAAGAGAAGTATATTTTTTGAACTTCCTTATTGGCAATCTAACTTGTTGCGTCATAATCTAGATTTTATGCATATTGAAAAGAATATATGTGACAATATCATATATACGTTGCTCCAtgataaatcaaaatcaaaagataatgAAAATGCCCGAAAGGATCTAAGAGAAATGGGCATAAGGCGTGATCTTTGGCTGAAGGATAATGGATCATATAACCTTGCTGTGTTTTCACTAATGACTGATAGCAAAAAGAAGGTGGACACCAAAAAGTTGTTTCTTACAACTTTAAAGAATATTAAAGTACCAGATGGCTACTCCAGTAACATCTCCAGATGTGTAGATTTGGtacaaaaaaagatttttggGTTGAAAAGTCATGATAGTCATATTATTTTAGAGCAATTTCTACCACTGGCAATTCGTAATGTATTGCCTGACCATGTAGTTACCGTTCTGGTGGAATTCTGCTCATTTTTCAGAGCCATCTCTAGCAAAACCTTGAATATTTCAGAGCTAGATATTCTTCAAGAGCGCATTATAATCACACTTTGTCACTTAGAGATACTATTTCCTCCATCATTTTTTACAGTAATGGTTCATTTATCTGTTCATTTAGTAGAGGAAGCAAAACTCGGAGGTCCAGTGCATTACCGAAACATGTATCCTGTGGAGAG GGAATTAGGTCATTTTAAGCCCTTTGTACGGAATAAATCACAATCAGAAGGTTGTATAGCTAAGGGTCACATAGCTGAAGACACTCTTACCTTTTGTTCTTACTATATGGAGGATATTGAAACAAGGTTCAATAGACCTAGGCGTGTCCGTGATGATCCAAACTACATTCAGCCTTCTGGAATGTTGACTATCTTCCCTCAGCTAGGTAAACCTGCATCAGCTCCAGAAAATTACCATTTAGCTCCTATGCAGAAACTACAAGCTCATCGATATGTGCTTTTGAATTGTTCAATAGTCACACCATTTGTGGA AGAATTTAGACAACACATAAGGAGGAGTTCACGAGGAAGAAGACCTTCACCTACAGAGATAGAGAGGAAAGTTAATAAAGAATTTGTAGATTGGTTCCAAAAACGG ATTATGAATCCAGACTCAATAGACACAATGTCTACTGATCTAAAGTTTTTAGCACGAGGTCCATCTGTAAATGCAAGAAGATATACTGCATATAATATCAATGGGTCTAAATTTCGAACTTTGGCTCGAGAAGAAGGTCTGAAAACACAGAATAGTGGAGTTTTCTTAACCTCTAAAACATCATGTGTTGCAAGTAGCTCTGATGGAAATTTAAGGCAAGCGGAGATACCATATTATGGGAAGTTAGAAGATATTATTGAGATCAATTATAATGGACGATTCAAGGTTGTTCTTTTCAAATGTAAATGGGCTGATACTACTCGAGATAGAGGGTATCAAAAGGATCGTTGGAATTTTAATTGTGTTAATTTTGATAAACTGATTCACACGGGTGAACGTGAAGAACATGAGCCTTACATCGAAGCATCTCAAGCACAACTGGTGTTCTATGTGGATGATATTGTCAATAAAGGTTGGAGTGTTGCTGTGCATCTAAAGCCAAGAGATATGTACGATATGGGAGAAGTAATAGAAGAAGAAGTATATGAGAATGAACCATACCAAGAGCAAGAACTTGAACAGTTTTATGCTGATGGTGATGACTATGTACAACTAGCTACAGATCATATAATTGATGATATAGTAGATCCAAATGTTGCTACTGACCTAGCAACAAATGCAATGtctgaatga